In Mucilaginibacter auburnensis, the genomic stretch AGCGCTAAAGTTACTAATGGCAATATATAAAGTACCAAAGCTAAATGGCTTAATAAGGCTGAAAGGATGGCGGCAATGTTACCTCCAGGCCAATGTAATAGCAAGGCAAATTGATTCCACAGCGTTCCTGGTAATGAAATAACTCCGGCACTTATGCCGGCAATAAGCATCATAATAAACAGGGCGCCAAAAGTGGTCCACCAGTTGCCTTTTATAAGGTTAAAGCCTTGGTTAAAGGCGTAACCATATCTGGCGTTTTCCATTATCATAACAGGAAACGTCAACGCTAAAATAGGGAAAAGCCAAATACCCGGTACTAAACAAAATATTGATGCTATACCGCACAACAGCCCATTTAACAAAACAGCCCCAAATACCTTAAAAAAATAATACTTAAAATATCCCCATATCTCTTCATTACTGGGCGGTACTTTGCCTTTCTCTTTATAAAGGATAATATAAACCAAAACGTAAACCGTTACAGCCGAGTAGGTGAGAACATTAAATAAAAACATCACCACCGCAACAAGGCCAAATTGTTTCATTTTGGTGATCATGTCAAGTGAGTTGCCGTATTGCCCTTCCTGAGCACTCTGCATCCAGTCATTTATCTGCAATAGGTATACAGCGGTGGTTGCTGCGGACGCTAATACAAAAAAGCCGCAGAAGGTAAAGAAACCTCGTAAAAGAGGTTTAAAGTTTAATTTGATAAACTGGAACGAGTCGTTGATTAGCGCGCTGAAGTCGCGTGTGCGGGCAAGTTCAAAATCATTGTTCATTAGTTTCGGTATTGAGTTTAATGCTTAATTTTTTAGGATATATAATAACATACCATATTATAAATAATAACGACAGGCCTAAAATTGAACTGCTTAACCAAACCGGCATTTCGGTGTGCCGGGTTACAAATCCTTCAAAAAAAGCTGCTATTATAAATATAGGCACCAGACCAATTGCTATTTGCATGCCGTGTTTGGCGCCGCGTTTAAGTGAGGTTAACCTCGAGAAAGTTTTGGGAAATAATATGGAATTACCCAGCACCAACCCTGCTGCGCCTGCAATTACGATAGATGATATTTCCAGCGTACCGTGTATCCAGATCACTAATACAGATGCGATGCCCAGGTTTTTGCTGAAAAAGAAGTATTGGAACGAGCCCAGCATTAGTCCGTTGTAAAAAAGAGCGTATACTGTACCAACCGAGAAAAAAATGCCGGCAACAAAAGCCTTTAACGCAACGTAAATATTATTGCCTCCTATCATCAAAAACATCAGGAATTCACCCTCTTGTTTATAAACCGCGAAAGGATCATTTTTAGCGATGTTGGCCTCTGTCATGTCAACATAGGCATCACCTAAAATAAGACGCACAAAACCGTCATCATATTTAGCCGAGAAAGCGCCCATCATGCAAAAAACAAAAAAGAAAAGGAAAGAATACAGGAGCTGACGGCGATAAGTGTAAAACAAAATAGGTAACTCGTATTTCCAAAAACTAATAAAGCGGTTACTTTTTTCTGTCTTGTTTTTATAAATAGATTGGTGAAGTCTGGCCGCTAAACCATTAAGATAACTGGTTGTTTTTGAGTCGGGATAGAATGTTTTGGCGAAGGCCAGATCATCAGTAATTTGAATAAACCTGTCCGCAAGCTCATCCGGGTCGTTGGTAGCTTCGATTTCAAAGCTTTTCCACTTTGTAGCGTTTTGTTTAACAAAGAGCGGCTCGCGCATATAAGGTTTAATTACAGGCTTAAATTAAAACAAAATTTGTAACATTCAACTAATTGTTGAATATTGAGCTAAGAATTTTTTAAATGCAGACCGTCCGGATCACTACCTCCCAAAATATCGATATTGAATATGAAATAGCAGGCCTCGGTCCGCGTATTTTAGCCCGCATACTGGACGGCCTATTGTTTGGTTTGGTGATTATATTCTTTGTTTTATTTCCGAGTATAACATCCGTAAAACTTGGAGAAATAGGGATTGCAATAGTTGTGATTGCTTTCTTTTCTCTTTTCGTTTTTTATGATCTGCTTTGCGAGATTTTTATGAACGGACAAAGCATTGGTAAACGTGTAATGAAGATAAAGGTGATAAGTGCTGATGGCGGGCGGCCAACATTGGGCCAGTATCTGTTACGCTGGCTTTTCAGGATAGTTGATTTTACCATGACCGGTGGTGTATGCGCGCTTATTTGCGCGGCAGTCAGCGAAAAAAATCAACGCGTAGGTGATATGGTTGCTGGTACTGTTTTAGTACGTACAGAACCAAGCGCAAAAATGGAAGCCATTGCTTTTACGCCCCCGGTAGAAGAGGCCTATACTCCGGCGTTTACAGAAGCATCGCAATTAAAAGATAAGGATATTGCTTTGATACATGAGGTATTGACTAACTATATACAATCTGGCAACAGCGTTATTTTATATAACACTGCTGTTAAACTGAAACAGGTATTGGGCATACAAACTCAGATGGACGACATGCGTTTTCTGCAAACGCTTATTAAAGACTATAACTATATAGTGGCAACTGCCAATGCCGATGAATTGGCGTAGCTGTAAATATGCCAAAGCTTAACGGCATAGCTAATAAGCACCATGGCTCCAACCAACATAAATAAAGTCTTTTTAATGTGACCTTGCTGGTTATCAAGTTTGTAAAAACGATCGGTAATGCTGTAGCTGAAAAATAAGATAAGCGGTATCGCGGCCGGATAAATTTGAAAGCTATGGCTAACGTTGCCTTGTAAAAGTGCTAACACAGCACGTTGAAAACCACAGCCCGGGCAGTCTAACCCGGTCAGATATTTAAACGGACAAGGAAATAAATGATCCCGCAGCCAGCTTAGCAAAAGCGGCTCACTGCGGGATATATGTGCAATATATAAAAGCAACCTATACTTGCGGTGGGTTATTGAACGGGTTATTACCTGGCATACCCATGCCCTTGGCTTCAGCAGCCGATGGGCCTAAATAAGTTGCACTGCCAAAACCGAGTATCGGGAAAAATATCATCGGAAATAAAACCAATCCAATGGTGAAGCCTTCGCTTTTGCCGAAGCTCTTTGCTATTAAATTAAGTACCCAGATAGCTATTACGATATTAACGCAAGGGATGAGCAGTAATATGATCCACCAGATTGGTTTTCCAACAATTTCGAGCATCACAATGTAATTGTAAATGGGAATAATGGCCGCCCAACCTGGTTTGCCTGCTTTTTGGAAGGTTCGCCATAGCCCTATGATGGTTAGTATGCCAATAATTAATGCCGGGATGAGCATTACTCCAAATAAAACAGCAATAAGGCCGCCATTGTCAGCCCCCGAAGCGTAATCGTACTCGTTCATAATAATAAGAGAAAAAGGATTTAAATATGATTAAGGATTTTGTTTGTTGTTGCAATTTAAAAATAAAATGTAAATGCAGTATTATGCTACTAAAAATTAATACCCTGCATTTTTATAGCTAAATTTGACCATGCAGCGCGAACAGATCTCGGTTTTTGACATGTTTAAGGTGGGTATTGGCCCGTCAAGTTCACATACATTGGGGCCATGGCGCGCTGCGCAACAGTTTGTGGTATTATTGAAAACACAACATGTTTTTGAGCAGGTGAGTGGTGTAAGAATTTTACTGTACGGCTCGTTGGCAAAGACAGGGCGCGGGCATGGTACTGATATTGCCGTTTTGCTGGGCTTAAGTGGTCATGATCCGGTTACTTTTCCTGTTGATCAAATTAACAGCGAAATAGCCAATATTGGTTCGCGACAGGTGTTAACATTAGGTGGTGAAAAGCATATAAGTTTTACCATTACCGATGATCTGTTATTTCTTTTCAACGAAAGTCTGCCGTTTCATCCAAATGCGGTTACTTTCCAGGCATTGTTGGAGGGTGGCAAGGCAATGTCGCAAACCTATTACTCCATTGGTGGTGGTTTTGTAGTTACCGAAGGAAGTGAAGGTAACGCGCGTGCCGAGGTAGACCTGCCTTTCCCAATTGATACCGCTGCTAATTTGCTGCATTGGTGCATAAAAACAGGGCTCAAAATATCAGATGTGGTATTGGAAAACGAACTGGCCTGGCGTAATGAAGCAGAAACGCGCAAAGGTGTGCTGGATATCTTTAACGTAATGGCCGAGTGCATGTACAGGGGCTGCCATGCTGATGGTCAATTACCCGGTGGCCTTAATGTTGCCCGCCGTGCTGCTGAACTAAACAAGCGCCTGATAGGCGGCAATACCTACAGCAATTACAATGAATGGGTACATGCTATCAGGAAAACAGGCGAAGGTTTTCAAAATATATTGGATTGGGTGAGTTGCTTCGCATTAGCTGTTAATGAAGAGAATGCTTCTTTTGGGCGTGTGGTAACAGCACCTACTAATGGCGCGGCAGGTGTAATACCAGCCGTATTGCAATACTATATTGTTTTTTGCAACGGTTTTAATAACGATAACATCATTAAGTTTATTTATACCGCATCGGAAATTGGCAGTATATTTAAAAAAGGGGCTACCATATCTGCCGCTATGGGCGGTTGTCAGGCCGAAATAGGTGTGTCATCTGCAATGGCTGCCGCAGCGCTTACTGAGCGTTTGGGCGGTTCGCAAAGGCAGGTGCTAATGGCTGCAGAAATTGCCATGGAACATCACCTTGGCCTAACATGCGACCCAATTGGTGGGCTTGTACAAGTGCCATGTATTGAGCGCAACACAATGGGAGCTATAAAGGCGATAACAGCATCACAATTGGCTTTGCAAAGCAATCCTGATAAAGCCAAAGTTAGTTTAGATGCCGTAGTGAAAACCATGTGGCAAACCGCGCAGGATATGAATGTTAAGTATAAAGAAACTGCTGATGGCGGACTTGCTATCAATATTCCTAT encodes the following:
- a CDS encoding stage II sporulation protein M, producing the protein MREPLFVKQNATKWKSFEIEATNDPDELADRFIQITDDLAFAKTFYPDSKTTSYLNGLAARLHQSIYKNKTEKSNRFISFWKYELPILFYTYRRQLLYSFLFFFVFCMMGAFSAKYDDGFVRLILGDAYVDMTEANIAKNDPFAVYKQEGEFLMFLMIGGNNIYVALKAFVAGIFFSVGTVYALFYNGLMLGSFQYFFFSKNLGIASVLVIWIHGTLEISSIVIAGAAGLVLGNSILFPKTFSRLTSLKRGAKHGMQIAIGLVPIFIIAAFFEGFVTRHTEMPVWLSSSILGLSLLFIIWYVIIYPKKLSIKLNTETNEQ
- a CDS encoding DUF5684 domain-containing protein, whose product is MNEYDYASGADNGGLIAVLFGVMLIPALIIGILTIIGLWRTFQKAGKPGWAAIIPIYNYIVMLEIVGKPIWWIILLLIPCVNIVIAIWVLNLIAKSFGKSEGFTIGLVLFPMIFFPILGFGSATYLGPSAAEAKGMGMPGNNPFNNPPQV
- a CDS encoding RDD family protein; its protein translation is MQTVRITTSQNIDIEYEIAGLGPRILARILDGLLFGLVIIFFVLFPSITSVKLGEIGIAIVVIAFFSLFVFYDLLCEIFMNGQSIGKRVMKIKVISADGGRPTLGQYLLRWLFRIVDFTMTGGVCALICAAVSEKNQRVGDMVAGTVLVRTEPSAKMEAIAFTPPVEEAYTPAFTEASQLKDKDIALIHEVLTNYIQSGNSVILYNTAVKLKQVLGIQTQMDDMRFLQTLIKDYNYIVATANADELA
- a CDS encoding DUF2752 domain-containing protein, with the translated sequence MLLYIAHISRSEPLLLSWLRDHLFPCPFKYLTGLDCPGCGFQRAVLALLQGNVSHSFQIYPAAIPLILFFSYSITDRFYKLDNQQGHIKKTLFMLVGAMVLISYAVKLWHIYSYANSSALAVATI
- a CDS encoding L-serine ammonia-lyase; its protein translation is MQREQISVFDMFKVGIGPSSSHTLGPWRAAQQFVVLLKTQHVFEQVSGVRILLYGSLAKTGRGHGTDIAVLLGLSGHDPVTFPVDQINSEIANIGSRQVLTLGGEKHISFTITDDLLFLFNESLPFHPNAVTFQALLEGGKAMSQTYYSIGGGFVVTEGSEGNARAEVDLPFPIDTAANLLHWCIKTGLKISDVVLENELAWRNEAETRKGVLDIFNVMAECMYRGCHADGQLPGGLNVARRAAELNKRLIGGNTYSNYNEWVHAIRKTGEGFQNILDWVSCFALAVNEENASFGRVVTAPTNGAAGVIPAVLQYYIVFCNGFNNDNIIKFIYTASEIGSIFKKGATISAAMGGCQAEIGVSSAMAAAALTERLGGSQRQVLMAAEIAMEHHLGLTCDPIGGLVQVPCIERNTMGAIKAITASQLALQSNPDKAKVSLDAVVKTMWQTAQDMNVKYKETADGGLAINIPISLPEC